One Haemorhous mexicanus isolate bHaeMex1 chromosome 9, bHaeMex1.pri, whole genome shotgun sequence DNA segment encodes these proteins:
- the MRPL37 gene encoding large ribosomal subunit protein mL37: protein MAAMAAGPKALRRAGVAAAAMRGLTRGIVTRSGRSRHRAPLPRTPWTVRGPPPEVLAEMAEPRPVREQVELDTVTYAERLHYVPGLARPRFPPWERGWRDPWHSPGPRYEEMPLYKERGCYICHQGVRMLEGVRQAQWLTKTKLVEGLPPAVQGIMDNPALGLQELEERAKHMVSHARLWDTAEAAPRRERYCPVLFENLIHICRLMSGKYPSLSKRMLARNCRVAATWERESILLQVRGLSGILMNSMSPIPPVASKEEILATKEHVLETFYPIAPTIDLQEVNVYKELNDTGFRDGYPYSHPHTLFFLESANVRTDRFRPEQLRAKMLMFAFGNALAKAKALHGNDPKVLEQPVVVQSIGTDGQLFQFMVFQLNTTDLVSNDGVKNLVWIDSDQNLYERAQCVPEVKKGVVTKPAGISGFQPDTFKKFLALYLHGTV, encoded by the exons atggcgGCGATGGCGGCGGGGCCGAAGGCGCTGAGGCGGGCGGGGGTGGCGGCAGCGGCGATGCGGGGCCTCACCCGCGGCATCGTCACCCGCTCGGGGCGGTCCCGCCACCGCGCGCCGCTTCCGCGCACGCCGTGGACCGTGCGCGGGCCGCCGCCGGAGGTGCTGGCGGAGATGGCGGAGCCGCGGCCGGTGCGggagcaggtggagctggaCACCGTCACGTACGCGGAACGGCTGCACTACGTGCCCGGCCTGGCCCGGCCGCGCTTCCCGCCCTGGGAGCGCGGCTGGCGCGACCCCTGGCACTCGCCGGGGCCGCGTTACGAGGAGATGCCGCTGTACAAGGAGCGCGGGTGCTACATCTGCCATCAGGGTGTCCGCATGCTGGAAG GAGTGCGGCAGGCGCAGTGGCTCACCAAGACGAAGCTCGTGGAAGGTTTGCCCCCAGCCGTGCAGGGCATTATGGATAACCCGGCTCttgggctccaggagctggaggagagggcGAAACACATGGTGTCCCACGCGCGGCTCTGGGACACggcagaggctgctcccaggagggAACGATATTG CCCAGTGCTGTTTGAAAACCTGATACATATATGCCGGTTAATGTCTGGGAAGTATCCTTCTCTGAGTAAAAGGATGTTGGCTAGAAACTGCAGGGTAGCAGCAACGTGGGAAAGAG AATCCATCCTCCTTCAGGTCCGTGGCCTGAGTGGAATACTCATGAACTCTATGAGCCCAATACCACCAGTAGCCTCCAAGGAGGAGATACTGGCCACCAAAGAGCATGTTCTGGAGACCTTCTACCCCATTGCACCCACAATCGACCTTCAGGAGGTGAATGTGTACAAAGAGCTCAATGATACAG GTTTCAGAGATGGTTATCCCTACTCTCATCCTCACACCCTGTTCTTCCTGGAGTCTGCCAACGTTCGCACTGACAGGTTCAGACCAGAACAGCTCCGTGCTAAAATGCTGATGTTTGCTTTTGGCAACGCTCTGGCCAAGGCCAAGGCGCTCCACGGG AATGATCCCAAGGTTTTGGAGCAGCCAGTAGTGGTGCAAAGCATTGGCACAGATGGACAGCTCTTCCAGTTCATGGTGTTCCAGTTAAATACAACAGACCTTGTCTCTAATGACGGTGTAAAAAACCTAGTCTGGATTGACTCTGATCAGAACCTGTATGAGAGAGCCCAGTGTGTCCCAGAAGTCAAGAAGGGTGTTGTTACG aagcCCGCTGGAATTTCTGGCTTTCAGCCAGACACATTCAAGAAGTTTCTGGCACTGTATCTGCATGGAACTGTGTGA
- the LOC132330915 gene encoding NADH-cytochrome b5 reductase-like isoform X1, with product MKLLEALNVLFLRFVARGFIISCGPLCVQGMQTPAMSENESASEEDWLALRPQEPSPSQCCGSGCKPCIYDVYDKELAQWERAKAMQDKSLLMGKKEQSNNSELNPDTFTAFSVSSVEQLTEDTYQYKFELPGNSSLRLSLGQHIVLRGVVNGLEVQRAYTPISPRNAEGYFEVLIKCYEAGLMSQYIKTWKRGDVVFWRGPFGGFPYQPNKHGELLMLASGTGLAPMIPILQSITDDEEDETFVTLVGCFPTFDKIYLKPLLQDLARYWNIRIFYVLSQETSLEKLPWSYQENTYTGRLNEDLMKTIVNSCRRKPFVLICGSSAFNEDMSRYLKAAGIEEDSCFVF from the exons ATGAAACTGCTGGAAGCGCTAAATGTTCTCTTCCTCCGCTTCGTCGCCCGTGGCTTCATAATTTCCTGTGGACCGCTTTGTGTCCAAGGGATGCAGACACCA GCAATGAGTGAAAACGAGAGTGCCAGCGAGGAGGACTGGCTGGCTCTGAGGCCCCAGGAACCTtctccatcccagtgctgcggCAGCGGCTGCAAGCCCTGCATCTACGATGTGTACGACAAGGAGCTTGCACAGTGGGAGAGAGCCAAAGCAATGCAAGACAAAAGCCTTCTCATGGGAAAGAAGGAGCAG AGCAATAATTCAGAGCTGAATCCAGATACATTCACTGCATTCAGCGTGAGCTCGGTGGAGCAGCTGACAGAGGACACCTACCAGTACAAATTTGAATTACCAGGAAATAGCAGCCTGCGATTGAGTTTAGGACAACATATCGTGTTAAG AGGAGTGGTGAATGGTTTGGAGGTCCAGAGAGCCTATACTCCAATTAGCCCCAGGAATGCAGAAGGTTACTTTGAAGTTCTAATTAAA TGCTATGAAGCTGGGCTAATGTCACAATACattaaaacatggaaaagagGAGATGTGGTCTTTTGGCGTGGGCCGTTTGGAGGGTTCCCATATCAACCTAATAAG CATGGAGAACTCCTCATGCTGGCCTCTGGCACTGGCCTTGCACCAATGATTCCCATCCTCCAGTCCATAACAGATGATGAAGAGGATGAAACCTTTGTAACTCTTGTTGGCTGCTTCCCTACCTTTgacaaaatttatttaaaacctCTTCTGCAGGATTTGGCTCGGTACTGGAATATTAGAATATTTTATGTCCTAAGCCAG GAAACTTCGCTGGAAAAACTTCCTTGGAGCTACCAGGAAAACACATACACTGGTCGTCTCAATGAAGACTTGATGAAGACAATAGTAAATTCCTGTCGAAGAAAGCCATTTGTATTAATTTGTGGCTCTTCTGCATTCAATGAAGATATGAGTAGATACTTGAAAGCTGCAGGAATTGAAGAAGATTCCTGTTTTGTCTTTTAG
- the LOC132330915 gene encoding NADH-cytochrome b5 reductase-like isoform X4: MKLLEALNVLFLRFVARGFIISCGPLCVQGMQTPAMSENESASEEDWLALRPQEPSPSQCCGSGCKPCIYDVYDKELAQWERAKAMQDKSLLMGKKEQSNNSELNPDTFTAFSVSSVEQLTEDTYQYKFELPGNSSLRLSLGQHIVLRGVVNGLEVQRAYTPISPRNAEGYFEVLIKCYEAGLMSQYIKTWKRGDVVFWRGPFGGFPYQPNKETSLEKLPWSYQENTYTGRLNEDLMKTIVNSCRRKPFVLICGSSAFNEDMSRYLKAAGIEEDSCFVF; the protein is encoded by the exons ATGAAACTGCTGGAAGCGCTAAATGTTCTCTTCCTCCGCTTCGTCGCCCGTGGCTTCATAATTTCCTGTGGACCGCTTTGTGTCCAAGGGATGCAGACACCA GCAATGAGTGAAAACGAGAGTGCCAGCGAGGAGGACTGGCTGGCTCTGAGGCCCCAGGAACCTtctccatcccagtgctgcggCAGCGGCTGCAAGCCCTGCATCTACGATGTGTACGACAAGGAGCTTGCACAGTGGGAGAGAGCCAAAGCAATGCAAGACAAAAGCCTTCTCATGGGAAAGAAGGAGCAG AGCAATAATTCAGAGCTGAATCCAGATACATTCACTGCATTCAGCGTGAGCTCGGTGGAGCAGCTGACAGAGGACACCTACCAGTACAAATTTGAATTACCAGGAAATAGCAGCCTGCGATTGAGTTTAGGACAACATATCGTGTTAAG AGGAGTGGTGAATGGTTTGGAGGTCCAGAGAGCCTATACTCCAATTAGCCCCAGGAATGCAGAAGGTTACTTTGAAGTTCTAATTAAA TGCTATGAAGCTGGGCTAATGTCACAATACattaaaacatggaaaagagGAGATGTGGTCTTTTGGCGTGGGCCGTTTGGAGGGTTCCCATATCAACCTAATAAG GAAACTTCGCTGGAAAAACTTCCTTGGAGCTACCAGGAAAACACATACACTGGTCGTCTCAATGAAGACTTGATGAAGACAATAGTAAATTCCTGTCGAAGAAAGCCATTTGTATTAATTTGTGGCTCTTCTGCATTCAATGAAGATATGAGTAGATACTTGAAAGCTGCAGGAATTGAAGAAGATTCCTGTTTTGTCTTTTAG
- the LOC132330915 gene encoding NADH-cytochrome b5 reductase-like isoform X3 translates to MKLLEALNVLFLRFVARGFIISCGPLCVQGMQTPAMSENESASEEDWLALRPQEPSPSQCCGSGCKPCIYDVYDKELAQWERAKAMQDKSLLMGKKEQSNNSELNPDTFTAFSVSSVEQLTEDTYQYKFELPGNSSLRLSLGQHIVLRGVVNGLEVQRAYTPISPRNAEGYFEVLIKCYEAGLMSQYIKTWKRGDVVFWRGPFGGFPYQPNKDLARYWNIRIFYVLSQETSLEKLPWSYQENTYTGRLNEDLMKTIVNSCRRKPFVLICGSSAFNEDMSRYLKAAGIEEDSCFVF, encoded by the exons ATGAAACTGCTGGAAGCGCTAAATGTTCTCTTCCTCCGCTTCGTCGCCCGTGGCTTCATAATTTCCTGTGGACCGCTTTGTGTCCAAGGGATGCAGACACCA GCAATGAGTGAAAACGAGAGTGCCAGCGAGGAGGACTGGCTGGCTCTGAGGCCCCAGGAACCTtctccatcccagtgctgcggCAGCGGCTGCAAGCCCTGCATCTACGATGTGTACGACAAGGAGCTTGCACAGTGGGAGAGAGCCAAAGCAATGCAAGACAAAAGCCTTCTCATGGGAAAGAAGGAGCAG AGCAATAATTCAGAGCTGAATCCAGATACATTCACTGCATTCAGCGTGAGCTCGGTGGAGCAGCTGACAGAGGACACCTACCAGTACAAATTTGAATTACCAGGAAATAGCAGCCTGCGATTGAGTTTAGGACAACATATCGTGTTAAG AGGAGTGGTGAATGGTTTGGAGGTCCAGAGAGCCTATACTCCAATTAGCCCCAGGAATGCAGAAGGTTACTTTGAAGTTCTAATTAAA TGCTATGAAGCTGGGCTAATGTCACAATACattaaaacatggaaaagagGAGATGTGGTCTTTTGGCGTGGGCCGTTTGGAGGGTTCCCATATCAACCTAATAAG GATTTGGCTCGGTACTGGAATATTAGAATATTTTATGTCCTAAGCCAG GAAACTTCGCTGGAAAAACTTCCTTGGAGCTACCAGGAAAACACATACACTGGTCGTCTCAATGAAGACTTGATGAAGACAATAGTAAATTCCTGTCGAAGAAAGCCATTTGTATTAATTTGTGGCTCTTCTGCATTCAATGAAGATATGAGTAGATACTTGAAAGCTGCAGGAATTGAAGAAGATTCCTGTTTTGTCTTTTAG
- the LOC132330915 gene encoding NADH-cytochrome b5 reductase-like isoform X2 codes for MSENESASEEDWLALRPQEPSPSQCCGSGCKPCIYDVYDKELAQWERAKAMQDKSLLMGKKEQSNNSELNPDTFTAFSVSSVEQLTEDTYQYKFELPGNSSLRLSLGQHIVLRGVVNGLEVQRAYTPISPRNAEGYFEVLIKCYEAGLMSQYIKTWKRGDVVFWRGPFGGFPYQPNKHGELLMLASGTGLAPMIPILQSITDDEEDETFVTLVGCFPTFDKIYLKPLLQDLARYWNIRIFYVLSQETSLEKLPWSYQENTYTGRLNEDLMKTIVNSCRRKPFVLICGSSAFNEDMSRYLKAAGIEEDSCFVF; via the exons ATGAGTGAAAACGAGAGTGCCAGCGAGGAGGACTGGCTGGCTCTGAGGCCCCAGGAACCTtctccatcccagtgctgcggCAGCGGCTGCAAGCCCTGCATCTACGATGTGTACGACAAGGAGCTTGCACAGTGGGAGAGAGCCAAAGCAATGCAAGACAAAAGCCTTCTCATGGGAAAGAAGGAGCAG AGCAATAATTCAGAGCTGAATCCAGATACATTCACTGCATTCAGCGTGAGCTCGGTGGAGCAGCTGACAGAGGACACCTACCAGTACAAATTTGAATTACCAGGAAATAGCAGCCTGCGATTGAGTTTAGGACAACATATCGTGTTAAG AGGAGTGGTGAATGGTTTGGAGGTCCAGAGAGCCTATACTCCAATTAGCCCCAGGAATGCAGAAGGTTACTTTGAAGTTCTAATTAAA TGCTATGAAGCTGGGCTAATGTCACAATACattaaaacatggaaaagagGAGATGTGGTCTTTTGGCGTGGGCCGTTTGGAGGGTTCCCATATCAACCTAATAAG CATGGAGAACTCCTCATGCTGGCCTCTGGCACTGGCCTTGCACCAATGATTCCCATCCTCCAGTCCATAACAGATGATGAAGAGGATGAAACCTTTGTAACTCTTGTTGGCTGCTTCCCTACCTTTgacaaaatttatttaaaacctCTTCTGCAGGATTTGGCTCGGTACTGGAATATTAGAATATTTTATGTCCTAAGCCAG GAAACTTCGCTGGAAAAACTTCCTTGGAGCTACCAGGAAAACACATACACTGGTCGTCTCAATGAAGACTTGATGAAGACAATAGTAAATTCCTGTCGAAGAAAGCCATTTGTATTAATTTGTGGCTCTTCTGCATTCAATGAAGATATGAGTAGATACTTGAAAGCTGCAGGAATTGAAGAAGATTCCTGTTTTGTCTTTTAG